The following proteins come from a genomic window of Pirellula staleyi DSM 6068:
- a CDS encoding endonuclease/exonuclease/phosphatase family protein, which yields MKRLFQLVTGALALAFGWYFYQQYGGKLSDLPIPPGLTHLTSTDAPPPRLDATIRVATFNIQVFGEDKMADPAAMGVIVEILRQFDVIAIQEIRAVRQDLMPRLVELINAGGKHQYDYCIGPRLGNSVSKEQYAFVFDRTSIEVDRNQLYTVDDPDNLLHREPLVGWFRCRAAEPDKAFTFSLVNVHTDPDIVDYELDWLDDVFFAVRDDQRREDDVIMLGDFNVNDKNLRQLGSVPSLVKVVAGVPTNTRGNAQYDNILFAGTSTTEFTGRGGVYDFMREFNLTQEQALQVSDHLPVWAEFSVIEGGAGSEIATRPGISQNNNQ from the coding sequence ATGAAACGTCTTTTCCAACTCGTCACCGGTGCCCTTGCGCTCGCGTTCGGCTGGTATTTCTATCAGCAGTACGGTGGCAAGCTCAGCGACCTGCCGATTCCACCGGGGCTTACGCATCTCACCTCGACCGATGCGCCGCCACCTCGACTCGACGCCACCATTCGCGTCGCCACGTTCAACATTCAGGTGTTTGGCGAAGACAAGATGGCCGACCCGGCCGCGATGGGAGTGATTGTCGAGATCTTGCGTCAGTTCGATGTGATTGCGATTCAAGAGATTCGCGCAGTGCGCCAAGACCTGATGCCCCGCTTGGTCGAACTGATCAACGCTGGCGGAAAGCACCAGTACGACTACTGTATCGGCCCTCGGCTGGGAAATTCGGTGAGCAAAGAGCAGTATGCGTTCGTGTTTGACCGGACCAGTATCGAAGTCGACCGCAATCAGCTCTACACCGTTGATGATCCCGACAATTTGCTACACCGCGAGCCGCTGGTCGGTTGGTTCCGCTGTCGCGCGGCCGAGCCCGATAAGGCGTTCACTTTTTCGCTAGTTAACGTGCATACCGATCCCGATATCGTCGACTACGAACTCGATTGGCTCGACGATGTGTTTTTTGCTGTCCGGGACGATCAGCGGCGCGAAGACGATGTGATCATGCTCGGCGATTTCAACGTCAACGACAAAAACCTGCGGCAACTGGGAAGTGTTCCGAGCTTGGTAAAAGTGGTCGCGGGAGTCCCCACCAATACGCGTGGCAACGCACAGTACGACAACATCTTGTTTGCAGGTACTTCGACCACCGAATTCACAGGTCGCGGCGGTGTGTACGACTTCATGCGCGAGTTCAACCTGACGCAAGAACAGGCGCTGCAGGTGTCGGATCACTTGCCCGTTTGGGCCGAGTTCAGCGTGATCGAGGGAGGCGCTGGTTCCGAAATCGCCACCCGCCCCGGCATCTCGCAAAACAACAATCAGTAG
- a CDS encoding 30S ribosomal protein S1: MVDRSLIRLLENDPDITAMFESAIADFEEQGLDPVDGGGEFDVNKIVEGRVLRVADGMVLVDIGFKSEGSIPLDEWEEGEEPPQVGQLVRVLIEDLEDETAAPEDGGMVRISKRKAKKLDAWKEMMDRIKEGQVVTGTVSRKIKGGLLVDIEGVNVFLPASQVDIRRPADIGDYIGRTVQCEVLKIDEARRNIVVSRRSLIERQREEDREALLKELEIGQVRKGVVKNIAEFGAFVDLGGIDGLLHITDMSWERIGHPSEMVAIDQEIEVMVLHIDREKKKIALGLKQKEGNPWADVDTKYPVGTVVKGSVVNVMSYGAFVKLEPGIEGLVHISEMSWTRRVNHPSELVNIGDEISVVILGVDKDGQQLSLGMKQTQENPWTRVAEKYPVDTIVEGKVRNLTNYGAFVELEEGIDGLLHVSDMSWTRKISHPSEMLEKGQPVRCKILSVDQERRRIALGLKQLDEDPWARDIPGKYQPGQVVSGAVTKITNFGVFVGLEDGLEGLLHISELADHKVENPEDVVKVGDKIDVKILRVDIDERKIGLSRKRVEWAEDETAAAEAAEAAAAAPAADKKKARSELKGGLGGSGPLIAPPTGEEA; this comes from the coding sequence ATGGTTGATCGCAGTCTCATTCGCTTGCTGGAAAACGATCCCGATATCACCGCCATGTTTGAGTCGGCCATTGCCGATTTCGAGGAGCAGGGCTTAGACCCTGTGGATGGTGGTGGTGAGTTCGATGTGAACAAAATCGTCGAAGGTCGCGTGCTTCGCGTTGCCGACGGCATGGTGCTCGTAGATATCGGTTTTAAGAGCGAAGGTTCGATTCCGCTCGATGAATGGGAAGAGGGCGAAGAGCCACCCCAAGTTGGTCAGCTTGTTCGCGTTTTGATTGAAGATCTCGAAGATGAAACCGCTGCCCCTGAAGATGGTGGCATGGTTCGCATCAGCAAGCGTAAGGCTAAGAAGCTCGACGCTTGGAAAGAGATGATGGACCGGATCAAGGAAGGCCAAGTTGTCACGGGTACTGTCAGCCGCAAGATCAAGGGTGGTCTGCTGGTCGACATCGAAGGCGTGAATGTGTTTTTGCCAGCGAGCCAGGTCGACATCCGTCGTCCAGCCGACATCGGCGACTACATTGGCCGCACCGTTCAGTGCGAAGTGCTCAAGATCGACGAAGCTCGCCGCAACATTGTGGTCAGCCGCCGTTCGCTCATCGAACGTCAGCGTGAGGAAGATCGCGAAGCGCTCCTCAAGGAACTCGAAATTGGCCAGGTGCGCAAGGGTGTCGTGAAGAACATCGCCGAATTCGGTGCGTTCGTCGACCTCGGCGGCATCGATGGTCTCTTGCACATCACCGACATGAGCTGGGAACGCATTGGCCACCCAAGCGAAATGGTCGCTATCGATCAAGAGATCGAAGTGATGGTGCTGCATATCGACCGCGAAAAGAAGAAGATCGCGCTCGGCCTGAAGCAGAAGGAAGGCAACCCATGGGCCGATGTGGATACCAAGTATCCTGTGGGAACCGTGGTCAAGGGCTCGGTTGTAAACGTGATGAGCTACGGTGCGTTCGTGAAGCTCGAACCAGGCATCGAAGGGCTCGTTCACATCAGCGAAATGAGCTGGACTCGCCGCGTGAATCATCCAAGTGAACTCGTGAACATCGGCGACGAGATCAGCGTCGTGATTCTGGGTGTCGACAAGGATGGTCAGCAGCTGAGCCTCGGCATGAAGCAGACCCAGGAAAATCCTTGGACTCGCGTCGCCGAGAAGTATCCAGTCGACACGATTGTCGAAGGCAAAGTTCGCAACCTCACCAATTACGGTGCGTTTGTGGAACTCGAAGAAGGTATCGACGGTTTGCTGCACGTCAGCGACATGTCGTGGACCCGCAAGATCAGCCACCCGAGCGAAATGCTCGAGAAGGGTCAGCCAGTTCGCTGCAAGATCCTGTCGGTCGATCAAGAACGTCGTCGTATCGCGCTGGGTCTCAAGCAGCTCGACGAAGATCCATGGGCACGCGACATCCCAGGCAAGTATCAGCCTGGCCAGGTCGTGAGCGGTGCCGTTACGAAGATCACCAACTTCGGTGTTTTCGTGGGTCTCGAAGATGGCCTCGAAGGCTTGCTCCACATCTCGGAACTGGCTGACCATAAGGTCGAGAATCCCGAAGACGTGGTGAAGGTCGGCGATAAGATCGATGTGAAGATCCTTCGCGTCGACATCGACGAACGCAAGATTGGCCTCTCGCGCAAACGCGTGGAATGGGCCGAAGATGAAACCGCAGCCGCTGAAGCAGCCGAAGCTGCCGC
- the mtaB gene encoding tRNA (N(6)-L-threonylcarbamoyladenosine(37)-C(2))-methylthiotransferase MtaB produces the protein MTASLRTVTLGCKVNQYETELVREGLVRFGYHDAVEDEQAQLCVVNTCTVTSDGDSKSRYTIRKLARENPDSRIVVMGCYATRAPDELLKLPNVVEVVTDKRELPDVLQRYGVIDLPSGISRFGTRHRAYVKVQDGCLLRCSYCIIPQVRPHVSSRPLQHIVEEVQRLVANGYREVVLTGVHLGHYGVESNWNKPKEAWLRLSTLLRELVKLPGDFRLRLSSIEATEVTRELISVMADNRQRIAPHLHLCLQSGSDSVLRRMRRRWSSRMFIDRCQMLRDALDAPAITTDIIVGFPGETEAEFEATLETARASAFSKIHIFPYSARKGTPAAEMPGQISFEVKTERSARLAELEKQMQREYLASLVGKPLELLVEGEIDAPPLDASIAPLATSSARMQLGTTCRYVPLELRSNLAGDGDLTIVTPTAVAGDRLIA, from the coding sequence ATGACCGCCTCGCTACGCACCGTCACACTCGGCTGTAAAGTCAATCAGTACGAAACCGAACTCGTCCGCGAAGGGCTGGTTCGGTTCGGCTACCACGACGCTGTGGAGGACGAACAAGCCCAGCTTTGCGTCGTAAACACCTGCACTGTCACAAGCGACGGCGATAGCAAAAGCCGCTACACCATTCGCAAACTCGCGCGAGAAAATCCCGACAGCCGCATTGTGGTGATGGGCTGCTATGCCACACGAGCACCCGACGAGCTGCTGAAGCTCCCCAACGTCGTTGAGGTGGTGACCGACAAGCGCGAGCTTCCCGATGTACTGCAGCGCTACGGCGTGATCGACCTGCCAAGCGGCATTTCGCGTTTTGGCACGCGGCACAGGGCGTATGTGAAAGTGCAAGATGGCTGTTTGCTGCGCTGCAGCTACTGCATCATCCCCCAGGTCCGGCCCCACGTCTCGAGTCGACCACTGCAGCACATTGTCGAAGAGGTCCAGCGCCTAGTTGCCAACGGCTATCGCGAAGTCGTTCTCACCGGCGTTCATCTGGGGCATTATGGGGTCGAAAGCAATTGGAATAAGCCCAAAGAAGCGTGGCTGCGGCTGTCGACGCTCCTCCGCGAACTCGTGAAGTTGCCGGGCGATTTTCGCCTGCGACTTTCGAGCATCGAGGCGACTGAGGTGACCCGCGAACTGATCAGCGTGATGGCCGACAATCGTCAGCGAATCGCGCCGCACTTGCATCTCTGTTTGCAGAGTGGCAGCGACAGTGTGCTGCGCCGGATGCGTCGTCGGTGGTCGAGTCGCATGTTCATCGATCGCTGTCAAATGCTCCGCGACGCGCTCGATGCACCAGCAATCACCACCGACATCATCGTGGGCTTTCCAGGCGAGACCGAAGCCGAGTTCGAGGCCACACTCGAGACCGCCCGCGCGAGTGCCTTCTCGAAGATTCACATCTTCCCCTACAGTGCACGCAAGGGAACTCCTGCTGCGGAAATGCCGGGGCAAATCTCGTTTGAAGTGAAGACCGAGCGAAGCGCGCGACTTGCTGAGCTCGAAAAGCAAATGCAGCGTGAGTATCTGGCATCGCTCGTCGGTAAACCGCTGGAGCTGTTGGTGGAAGGTGAAATCGACGCGCCGCCGCTCGACGCCTCAATCGCTCCGCTGGCAACTTCATCAGCCCGGATGCAACTCGGCACCACCTGCCGCTATGTGCCGCTCGAACTACGCTCGAATCTCGCTGGCGATGGCGACCTCACGATCGTCACCCCCACCGCCGTGGCTGGCGATCGGCTGATTGCTTAG
- a CDS encoding DUF3253 domain-containing protein, translating to MARLAVKLAKIAKLAKTCFELLSKPSCPVLTGVQIESAILQLVAKRGPAKSCCPSEVARSLAPLDWRAQMEDVRRIASQLVAKGLIEITQGGQPVDPAKVKGAVRLRLKCQ from the coding sequence ATGGCTCGTCTGGCCGTTAAACTAGCAAAGATCGCCAAACTGGCGAAAACTTGTTTTGAGTTACTTAGCAAGCCATCCTGTCCCGTGCTGACCGGCGTACAAATCGAATCGGCGATCCTGCAGCTCGTCGCAAAACGTGGTCCAGCCAAGAGTTGCTGCCCGTCGGAGGTCGCTCGATCGCTCGCCCCACTCGATTGGCGCGCGCAGATGGAAGACGTTCGGCGAATTGCCAGTCAGCTCGTAGCCAAAGGGTTGATCGAAATCACGCAGGGGGGCCAGCCGGTTGATCCGGCAAAGGTGAAGGGAGCTGTTCGCTTGCGACTTAAATGCCAGTAG